A window of Cytobacillus sp. FSL H8-0458 genomic DNA:
AATGTCATTCTGAATAATATAATTGTTAAAAGTTAGGGGGAATCATATGTTAGTTAATTTTAGAGACCAGAAAAATCCAAAATATATAGAACAGCCTTTTATTATAAAAAGGCTGTTTACATATTAGTCATTAATGTGAAACAGCCTATGTTTATTGTATTGGTTTTATTAAATTGAGGTCTTGATAAATAATAAGATCGCATTTACTTCCTTGAAATAATCATCATCGATTTGCCTAAAGGCACGATACATTGATTGATCTCAGGTTTGTCACCCGTATATTATGGTGTTAACTTGTTATTTATTTGTTGCTCTTTATCTTTAATTAGATTTTCATCTTAAAAGGGGTTTGAAAGATCGGCACATTAATACGGTCCTTTGCTACACAAATTCCGTTACTAATGATGTAGCATTCTACGTAATGAGGGCCATTAAAGGAAGTGGGCTCTACTTTTTGAGAAGTCCCTTTAACTATTTCTCCTCTTTGCATTTTCTTTTCAACAGCTTTTGGACCACGATTTCGAACCTTCCAATAAATAGAATAATTTATTCCCTTATCTTCTACCTCATTTACATCTATATAAAATTTAAGTTCCCTTTTATGTAGCAAAGGGATTTTTTCCTTTATAAACCTCCGTAGTGAACCTTCACGAAACCCATTTGCCTTTACATCACACTCAATTTTCAATCTATATTTAATATCAACCTGAAACATTTCTTCAATGAATTGCTCGTTATCACCACGCAAAGCAAATGAACTAAGTTCAGCTTTTTGCACAACTTCAGGAACAGGAAAATTAATACCGAATATTTCCTGTAATATCTCATAAAGTTCTTCGCTTTCTTCTGTTAGATCTTTTATTTTATTGTAGGCCAGCTCTGCTTTGTCTATAAAAGCTTTACCTTTATCATAAACATGTTGTTTACTTCCTATTGCTTGCCAATACTTTTGTTCTTTACTTTGACCTTGTAGATACAAAAATAAATCTTTAAATAAAACCAAATAATCCTCAAACGTTGCTGTCACATAATCTGGATATTTGTTAAAAAACTTATGAACCAATGTATCTATTAATAATCCCCCCATCTTAAATCCAATGTTATTTTTCCAAGCGCGAATCATTTGACAAATATATTTGTAGTGATCATTAGTATGGTCAATCATATATTC
This region includes:
- a CDS encoding nucleotide-binding domain-containing protein, whose protein sequence is MLAESFEEFVNSLQLDNQHDIDTKFRTITKRLNMSYYDGSTSEEDHGYKVGSLGRKTAINGISDMDMLFVLPKSKFKQYDEHKSNGQSALLQDVKAQIRKRYPNESIIVRGDGQVVVITFSNYEVEVCPAFENSDGSYKYPDSNNGGTWKRTDPMVEIGESEYMIDHTNDHYKYICQMIRAWKNNIGFKMGGLLIDTLVHKFFNKYPDYVTATFEDYLVLFKDLFLYLQGQSKEQKYWQAIGSKQHVYDKGKAFIDKAELAYNKIKDLTEESEELYEILQEIFGINFPVPEVVQKAELSSFALRGDNEQFIEEMFQVDIKYRLKIECDVKANGFREGSLRRFIKEKIPLLHKRELKFYIDVNEVEDKGINYSIYWKVRNRGPKAVEKKMQRGEIVKGTSQKVEPTSFNGPHYVECYIISNGICVAKDRINVPIFQTPFKMKI